In Geoalkalibacter sp., the genomic window ATGAAACCTCATTTCCCTTATCCCTTATGTTAGTAGAACGGCATTTTGGAAAACCTTGACGAAACATATTCTAAAACCCGGATAGCGTCAACAAAAAAATAAAACCATGTTTCTTTTGTTTAAAAAATAATTGTAAGCTATTGATTTAAATGTAAAAAAAATATTTTAAAAATTTTACTTTATTTGAAGGGATTGCGAAGAACCGATGTTTGTCTGATCTATTTTCGGCGTTTGTGTGCCCGGGTTTCCAGAGAATCCGTTGCGCGGAACCAAAAAACAGGGAAAAATAGGTTGTCTCGCGGTCGCTATCCATTTTTTCCCCCGAGGTTGCCCATGTCGAACCCCGTTCTCGGGGAAGATGGTTTTTTCTTCCTCCAGGTCGATGCCCTCTGCAAAAGCCCCGCGGTCACCTGCACGCCCGAGACGAGCATCGTCGAGGCGGCGCGGACCATGCGCGATCAGCAGATTTCGGGATTGGTCGTGGTAAAGGGCGAGATTCCCGCAGGGATTGTTTCGGCGCGCGATATTTGCGACCTGATCGCGGTATCCGGGGGAACGGTCGACAATTTTCGGGTCGCGGACGTCATGAAGGGGGATCTGGTCACCATCGCGCGCAATCAATATGTTTATGACGCCATTTTCAAAATGGCCAAATACAACATTCATCGCGTCGTGGTGGTTGATGAACAGGGCAGACTCCATGGCGTGGTCACCGATACGGATTTTCTCAGTCTGCAGACCCGCAGTCCGCTCTATCTGACGCGAGAAATCGAATTTGCCAGATCCATCAAGCAGTTGCGTGCGATCAACGAACAGATTACCGAAACCATCAGCCGGGCATCGCGCTCCATCGCCGATACCCCGAGCCTTGTGCAACTCATTTCCCATTTCAACGATGCCTTTACCCTGCGCGTCATCGCCTTGATGGAGAGCGACGAGGGAATCGTTCTGCCTGCCGGGGCGGCCTACCTGGCCCTGGGCAGCGAGGGGCGCGGAGAGCAGACGCTGCGCACGGATCAGGACAGCGCCATGATCTATGCGGATGATCTTGGCGAGTCGGCGCTGCGGTCCCTTGAGCGTTTTGCCCAACGCTTGGTTGATGCCCTTGAGGAGGTGGGCGTGCCGCGCTGTCCCGGCAACACCCTGGCCAGCAATCCGGAGTGGCGCTGCAGTCTGTCCACGTGGAAAGAGCGCCTCAGTCTGTGGATTTCCGTGCCCAAGCCTGAACATCTGGTCAATTTCAGCATGTTTCAGGATTTCAGAACCCTGCACGGCGATGCGTCCCTGGAGTCGCGGCTTCATGAGCATGTCCAGTCCTGCATTCAGCGCAACACCCTTTACCTGCCCTATATGGCGAGGCATGTCGAAGGCTTTCGGGCGCGCATCGGAATGTTCGGCCGGATTCTGGTCGAGCGTCGCGGCGAGGGTCGCGGCAAGGTCGACATCAAGAAAAACGGCATCTTCGCCCTGACTCAAGGGGTCAGCCTGCTTGCCCTGGAATTGGGCATTCATAGCGGCACCACCTGGGACAAGATTGATCAACTCCACAAGCACGGCATTTTGTCCGCCGATGACGTCGAAACCCTCGACGAGTCCTTTTCCTATCTGATGCGGCTGAGAATTTCCATGCAACTTCATGCCCTGGCCGCCGGCACCACTCCCACCAACTATATCGATCCGCTGCTGATGAGCACCAAGGAACGCGAGCGCCTGCGCTCGGCCCTCAAAGGTGTCAACAGCCTCATGAAAATCCTTCGCGTGCGTTACAAGCTCGACTCCATCGCTCGCTGACTTAATGGGTTTTTCTCAGGGAATAACCCAGATAGCCAAGCTGTGAGGAGATGACCTCGCCGGCGGTTTTCAGGGCGGGCAGCAACTCCAGGTTGATGCGCTCGGGCGACATGCGGTAATCGGGACCAACGAGCGCCAAAACTCCGGCGAGATCCGAGCGCGCTCCGAACAGGGGAACGGCAACGCCGGCGCTGCCTTCGCCCGCGCCGCCTAGGTCGCAGGCCGCTCCGTCGCGTCGAATCCGCTCCAGTTCCTCGGGGGATAGCCCGGCTCCAAGCGGACGGCCCTTGCCTTCCTCGGGGGAAAAGGCCAGAAAAACACGGCCGGGAGCGCATCTGGCGAGAGGCAGCCGCCGGCCGACGAGGGAGACGACTTTCACCTGTTGGGCATTGTCGACCATGTCGAGAAAGAGCGCTTCCTCATCGCGGCGCACCACCAGAT contains:
- a CDS encoding putative nucleotidyltransferase substrate binding domain-containing protein — its product is MSNPVLGEDGFFFLQVDALCKSPAVTCTPETSIVEAARTMRDQQISGLVVVKGEIPAGIVSARDICDLIAVSGGTVDNFRVADVMKGDLVTIARNQYVYDAIFKMAKYNIHRVVVVDEQGRLHGVVTDTDFLSLQTRSPLYLTREIEFARSIKQLRAINEQITETISRASRSIADTPSLVQLISHFNDAFTLRVIALMESDEGIVLPAGAAYLALGSEGRGEQTLRTDQDSAMIYADDLGESALRSLERFAQRLVDALEEVGVPRCPGNTLASNPEWRCSLSTWKERLSLWISVPKPEHLVNFSMFQDFRTLHGDASLESRLHEHVQSCIQRNTLYLPYMARHVEGFRARIGMFGRILVERRGEGRGKVDIKKNGIFALTQGVSLLALELGIHSGTTWDKIDQLHKHGILSADDVETLDESFSYLMRLRISMQLHALAAGTTPTNYIDPLLMSTKERERLRSALKGVNSLMKILRVRYKLDSIAR
- a CDS encoding IclR family transcriptional regulator; translation: MSTREKESYSIRSVENALALLEALSEEVEDLSLTRLSERMGMNKASVFRLLATFERRGYVERRQGSRDYQLGPSAYEMGQKLLSRMELLGKARPVMEKLVRQCDEAAYLVVRRDEEALFLDMVDNAQQVKVVSLVGRRLPLARCAPGRVFLAFSPEEGKGRPLGAGLSPEELERIRRDGAACDLGGAGEGSAGVAVPLFGARSDLAGVLALVGPDYRMSPERINLELLPALKTAGEVISSQLGYLGYSLRKTH